Proteins from one Leptonema illini DSM 21528 genomic window:
- a CDS encoding SIR2 family NAD-dependent protein deacylase, giving the protein MERHFREIGSFLLVTQNVDGLHRRAGNENIVEIHGSIWRVRCTECGRECERLHLDTVPPHCSCGGVERPAVLWFGESYDSIVLETVRAALEKADVCLVIGSSGQVSLPVALAREARRSGAMVVEVNLERSEFSDVADFSFFDKAGSALPELWASWRKLIR; this is encoded by the coding sequence ATGGAACGGCATTTTCGTGAAATCGGCAGTTTTTTACTGGTCACACAGAACGTCGACGGGCTGCATCGTCGTGCCGGCAACGAGAACATCGTCGAGATACACGGCTCGATCTGGCGCGTAAGGTGCACAGAATGCGGTAGAGAATGCGAACGTCTGCATCTTGATACGGTGCCTCCGCACTGTTCATGCGGTGGAGTGGAACGACCGGCCGTTCTCTGGTTCGGCGAAAGCTACGATAGTATTGTTTTAGAGACCGTGCGTGCCGCACTTGAGAAGGCCGACGTCTGCCTTGTGATCGGCAGCTCGGGTCAGGTGAGCCTTCCCGTTGCGCTTGCCCGCGAGGCCCGGCGTTCCGGGGCGATGGTCGTCGAGGTGAATCTGGAACGCTCAGAATTCAGCGACGTCGCCGACTTCAGCTTTTTTGATAAAGCCGGATCGGCGCTGCCGGAGCTATGGGCGTCCTGGCGTAAGCTTATTCGTTAA
- the ribH gene encoding 6,7-dimethyl-8-ribityllumazine synthase, with protein MQDSSQDSFSSGPVGVPTSLEGGVSGAGQRHAVVVSKWNEFITFRLRDGAVAALQRHGVPAESITVVYVPGAFELGSTARELADTGRFDAVICIGCVIRGATDHYDYVAGQAARLVSQAAYDSGKPVIFGVLTTDTIEQAIERAGTKAGNKGYEAALTAIEMVDLYKKIRA; from the coding sequence ATGCAGGATTCCAGTCAGGATTCATTCAGTAGCGGACCGGTCGGAGTTCCGACCTCTCTGGAAGGCGGCGTTTCGGGCGCCGGTCAGAGGCATGCCGTCGTCGTCTCGAAGTGGAACGAGTTCATCACGTTCCGCCTGCGTGACGGAGCCGTCGCCGCCCTGCAGCGCCACGGCGTCCCGGCTGAGAGTATTACCGTCGTCTATGTTCCCGGCGCCTTTGAATTGGGATCGACGGCCCGCGAGCTGGCTGACACGGGCCGTTTTGACGCCGTTATCTGCATCGGCTGCGTGATCCGCGGAGCGACCGACCATTATGACTACGTCGCCGGTCAGGCAGCCCGACTTGTGTCGCAGGCCGCCTATGATTCGGGCAAGCCCGTCATCTTCGGAGTGCTGACGACCGATACGATCGAGCAGGCCATCGAACGGGCGGGAACTAAGGCCGGCAACAAGGGCTACGAAGCGGCCCTGACGGCCATCGAGATGGTAGATCTTTACAAGAAGATCCGTGCCTGA
- a CDS encoding DedA family protein yields the protein MADEILNLISDLPAAGLHAFFFFAALLENLFPPWPGDTFIVFAGFLSAHGAVSLPAALLSTGTGSLAGAWIMYLAGEKVLHLARSLHARLKPGIMQRMLSDFVSEEHMQRTQQWFLKWGAWFVVVSRFSAGIRFFVSIVAGLSKMNPLLFTVCFSLGVLIWNTLLLTGGRLLAENWRKMLEWLQLYNVAVGSLIVLVVAFFIMRWWRRRSA from the coding sequence ATGGCCGACGAAATCCTGAATCTGATTTCTGACCTTCCTGCTGCCGGTCTGCATGCCTTTTTTTTCTTCGCCGCCCTTCTTGAGAATTTATTTCCGCCGTGGCCGGGCGATACCTTCATCGTCTTCGCAGGCTTTCTTTCAGCGCACGGTGCCGTCAGTTTGCCAGCAGCTCTGCTGAGCACGGGAACTGGTAGTCTTGCCGGTGCATGGATCATGTATCTTGCCGGGGAAAAGGTTCTGCATCTGGCTCGATCCCTTCATGCTCGGTTAAAGCCGGGCATCATGCAGCGCATGCTCTCTGACTTCGTCTCAGAAGAACACATGCAGCGGACGCAGCAATGGTTTCTGAAGTGGGGCGCCTGGTTTGTCGTCGTTTCGCGGTTTTCGGCGGGCATTCGTTTTTTTGTGAGCATCGTCGCCGGCCTTTCGAAGATGAATCCACTTCTATTCACCGTATGCTTCTCGCTTGGCGTCTTGATCTGGAACACGCTTCTGTTAACCGGCGGGCGTCTGCTTGCCGAAAACTGGCGCAAAATGCTGGAGTGGCTTCAGCTTTATAACGTCGCCGTTGGATCGTTGATCGTACTTGTCGTTGCCTTTTTTATAATGCGCTGGTGGCGACGGAGGTCTGCATGA
- a CDS encoding DNA-directed RNA polymerase subunit alpha, which translates to MKSLLKGFKRPKQVEYQTLANEPGYGKFIAEPFERGFGTTIGNSLRRTLMSSIEGTAITAVRIEGVEHEFATIEGVVEDVTRIILNLKQVRASYDAEVRDEPRIIHIEKKGAGVLKASDLAVDSSIQILNPELQIATLNEDANLVMDIQFERGRGYLAAEILKKSIDEIGTIAVDALFSPVKRVNFQVTETRVGQRTDYEKLTMEIWTDGSITPEDALSQAAKILKDHLSVFINFEELPEEEEDEQPEMEDTLKTNLEKNVEELELSVRSLSMLKSLEIEFVMDLVRKNEEEFQKSRHYSEECLAEIKQKLAEMSLEFGMRELFMQRDY; encoded by the coding sequence ATGAAGAGCCTGTTAAAAGGATTCAAGCGACCGAAGCAGGTCGAATACCAGACTCTGGCAAACGAGCCGGGATATGGAAAATTCATCGCTGAGCCCTTTGAGCGCGGCTTCGGAACTACGATCGGAAACTCGCTGCGTCGTACGCTCATGTCGTCGATCGAAGGTACGGCGATCACGGCAGTTCGAATCGAAGGCGTTGAGCATGAATTCGCCACTATCGAAGGCGTCGTTGAAGACGTTACCCGAATCATTCTGAACCTCAAGCAGGTGCGTGCGAGCTATGATGCCGAGGTTCGCGACGAGCCTCGTATTATTCATATTGAGAAAAAAGGCGCCGGAGTCCTCAAGGCATCTGATCTGGCTGTGGATTCGTCGATTCAAATCCTCAATCCGGAATTGCAGATCGCCACTCTCAATGAAGACGCAAATCTTGTGATGGATATTCAGTTCGAGCGGGGTCGGGGCTACCTTGCAGCTGAGATCTTGAAAAAGAGCATTGATGAAATCGGCACCATTGCCGTCGATGCGCTGTTCTCGCCTGTCAAGCGTGTGAACTTTCAGGTGACGGAAACTCGAGTCGGTCAGCGCACGGACTACGAGAAACTGACGATGGAGATCTGGACTGACGGAAGTATTACTCCCGAAGACGCTCTGTCGCAGGCCGCAAAGATTCTGAAAGATCACCTTTCTGTATTTATTAATTTTGAAGAGCTTCCCGAAGAGGAAGAAGACGAACAGCCCGAGATGGAAGACACTCTCAAGACCAATCTTGAGAAGAACGTTGAAGAGCTTGAGCTTTCGGTAAGATCGCTTTCTATGCTGAAAAGCCTGGAGATCGAGTTCGTCATGGACCTTGTTCGTAAGAACGAAGAAGAGTTCCAGAAATCACGGCATTATTCTGAAGAGTGTCTTGCCGAAATCAAGCAAAAGCTGGCTGAAATGAGCCTTGAGTTTGGAATGCGTGAGCTTTTCATGCAGCGTGACTATTGA
- a CDS encoding RrF2 family transcriptional regulator, producing MKITSKGRYGLKIMLELSAPEARSRLLKSREIAENQNIPLKYLEQIINILKKRGLVISVRGAEGGYRIARDPQEITVFQILTALEGDLSILDKNSDLNEGYRALFWTDIDNRIKEMLDINLLDFLNQSRSIQDSLMYYI from the coding sequence ATGAAGATTACCAGTAAAGGACGATATGGCCTCAAAATAATGCTCGAGCTTTCAGCGCCTGAAGCTCGCAGCAGATTACTGAAAAGCCGTGAAATTGCAGAGAATCAGAATATTCCGCTTAAATACCTTGAGCAGATTATCAACATTCTGAAAAAACGCGGCCTTGTCATCAGCGTGCGCGGTGCTGAAGGCGGCTATAGAATTGCGCGCGACCCGCAGGAGATTACCGTCTTCCAGATCCTCACCGCCCTTGAGGGGGATCTTTCCATCCTTGATAAGAACTCGGACCTGAACGAGGGCTATCGAGCGCTTTTCTGGACCGATATCGATAATCGAATCAAAGAAATGCTCGATATCAATCTTCTGGATTTCTTAAACCAGAGTCGATCCATCCAGGATTCACTCATGTACTACATCTGA
- a CDS encoding glycosyltransferase: MQITAGVAHGDAVTNYVFSLNRYLKDTGIFRSTRVYAETISGIHRVGHLSTYTPDPDDFIIYHHSVGLLYLENFLMPGVRPLLIYHNITPPGYYLPWDFRAASRMQLGRDQLHRLAGLKLRSVALSEFSAAELRTVGFANVTVLPYPLSRERSSAPLIKPPAGDGKWKGWLAEDTPIVLFVGRIAPNKGIDRLLEAFAALRKSVRSRLIVAGSFRSETDRYGQYLQKLSADLQLGEHVSWAGFVSDQELAAIYSRASLYMSLSQHEGFGVPLVEAMASDVPVLAYCSADSSVAEVLGGAGIGFTVPDVKWVAQVAGRILTDQRLRSLMIDGQRRRVAELKSIDVLAGLRRIIEEEIHGRRNPESDF, translated from the coding sequence GTGCAGATAACGGCAGGCGTGGCTCACGGGGACGCCGTCACAAACTACGTGTTTTCTCTGAATCGCTACTTAAAGGATACGGGTATCTTTCGGTCTACTCGGGTTTACGCCGAAACGATTTCGGGGATTCATCGTGTAGGGCATCTTTCGACTTATACGCCCGACCCTGACGACTTCATCATCTATCATCACAGTGTCGGCCTGCTTTATCTTGAGAACTTTCTAATGCCAGGCGTGCGGCCGCTGCTGATTTACCATAATATAACTCCGCCGGGCTATTATCTTCCCTGGGATTTTCGTGCTGCCTCGCGCATGCAGCTCGGTCGTGATCAGTTGCATCGCCTTGCCGGCCTGAAACTGCGTTCTGTTGCGCTCTCTGAATTCAGTGCGGCCGAACTTCGAACCGTTGGATTTGCGAACGTAACCGTGCTGCCGTATCCCCTGTCCAGGGAGCGAAGCTCCGCCCCTTTGATCAAGCCGCCGGCGGGCGACGGGAAATGGAAGGGATGGTTAGCCGAAGACACTCCAATCGTGCTTTTTGTGGGTCGGATCGCTCCAAACAAAGGAATCGATCGGTTGCTGGAAGCCTTCGCTGCTTTGCGTAAGTCCGTGCGTAGCAGGCTGATCGTTGCCGGGTCCTTTCGCTCCGAGACCGATCGCTATGGTCAGTATTTACAGAAGCTATCGGCTGATCTGCAGCTTGGCGAGCATGTTAGCTGGGCCGGTTTCGTAAGCGATCAGGAGCTGGCTGCAATTTATAGCCGAGCCTCGCTTTATATGAGCCTCTCGCAGCATGAGGGATTTGGTGTGCCGCTTGTTGAGGCGATGGCTTCTGATGTTCCCGTGCTTGCTTACTGTTCGGCCGATAGCTCGGTTGCCGAGGTGCTCGGTGGAGCGGGGATCGGGTTTACCGTTCCGGATGTGAAGTGGGTGGCGCAGGTGGCGGGGCGGATACTGACCGATCAGCGTCTCAGATCGCTCATGATTGACGGGCAGAGACGCCGTGTCGCCGAGTTGAAATCCATTGATGTGCTTGCCGGATTGAGGCGAATCATAGAAGAAGAGATTCATGGCCGACGAAATCCTGAATCTGATTTCTGA
- the rplQ gene encoding 50S ribosomal protein L17, translated as MKKGNTTKKLNRLHSHRKAMVNNMLTSLFQHEQIVTTRAKAKYIRPFAEKMITRAKKNLVEGITPEQVLHNKREVLRSIKERDIVVKLFSDIAPRFRERNGGYLRIIHLPERNSDAAPMAIVELVDRRTERRTPRKLLKAQANPDAGSSEGRERKSSGSKSRDEKWYHRFKLGKKEEEAKG; from the coding sequence ATGAAGAAGGGAAATACAACAAAGAAACTGAATCGACTGCATTCGCACAGAAAGGCTATGGTGAACAACATGCTCACGTCGCTTTTCCAGCATGAGCAGATCGTAACCACGCGCGCCAAAGCGAAATACATCCGGCCGTTTGCCGAAAAGATGATTACGCGTGCGAAGAAGAACCTTGTAGAAGGAATCACGCCCGAGCAAGTGCTGCATAATAAACGTGAAGTTCTTCGTTCGATCAAAGAGCGCGATATCGTAGTAAAGCTGTTTTCTGACATTGCACCGCGGTTTCGCGAGCGAAATGGCGGGTATCTGCGGATTATTCACCTGCCTGAGCGTAACAGTGACGCCGCACCTATGGCGATCGTCGAGCTGGTGGATCGTAGAACTGAACGCCGCACTCCGCGGAAGCTACTGAAGGCGCAGGCAAATCCGGATGCAGGAAGCTCCGAAGGCCGCGAAAGAAAGAGCTCAGGCTCCAAGAGTCGTGACGAGAAATGGTATCATCGCTTCAAACTTGGTAAAAAAGAAGAAGAAGCGAAGGGTTGA
- a CDS encoding transcription antitermination factor NusB, translating to MKKIRIKKKPSQPRKPLNRHPNSHAREVALQALYQLEVVHHPMPEVMEFRWLNNPLTDEEHALTLQLIEGVAELEGKIDGVIDAYIHKDASQISTIVRSILRMGTFEILKGAFDIRILIDDYCTLTRRYDGDPSVGFVHGTLDHIYQDHRAIREGEDGEKSTDV from the coding sequence ATGAAAAAGATCCGCATCAAGAAGAAGCCTTCTCAGCCGCGCAAGCCTTTGAATCGCCATCCGAACTCCCATGCCCGGGAGGTCGCCCTTCAGGCACTATACCAGCTGGAGGTCGTGCATCATCCGATGCCCGAGGTGATGGAGTTTCGCTGGCTGAACAATCCGCTTACAGACGAGGAGCATGCGCTCACCCTGCAGCTCATCGAAGGCGTGGCCGAGCTTGAAGGAAAAATCGACGGCGTAATTGACGCCTACATTCATAAGGATGCTTCACAGATTTCCACAATCGTCCGATCTATACTGAGAATGGGTACGTTCGAAATCCTCAAAGGAGCGTTTGACATCCGCATCCTTATCGATGATTACTGTACCCTGACCCGTCGTTATGACGGGGACCCCTCGGTCGGCTTCGTTCACGGTACCCTGGACCATATCTACCAGGATCACCGAGCGATCCGGGAAGGCGAAGATGGCGAAAAATCGACTGATGTTTGA
- a CDS encoding dicarboxylate/amino acid:cation symporter, with translation MLRIPYLLRILYLPVGIVLGLIAGIIVGLHAPAVAEATGWMGTFFMNSLKMVILPLIITSVIAGVGRIGDVKKLGRKGFWTLLYFGTTTAIAVGLGILISDTLGFGERAIDTTSVQAPEGKAYSRGYSDLILSLVTPNLFRSLSEMDILPVLLFCLLLGGTLAMQGERAASIFRTMEVLEKAVITIVHLILVFAPIGVYGLIAARTASLGEGFFDEVLALRYYVRNVLLGLGIHGFVILPLIYWVFARKNPFRFLWNLFPVLGTAFSTASSSATLPLTMSVLEEKEKISPETTGFVLPLGATVNMDGTALYEAMAAMFIAHLFGVQLDLSAQIVIFLTATLAAIGAAGIPEAGLVTMAIVLRAVGLPLEGIALILSIDWFLDRCRTAVNVLGDTVGASILDRFTGDVKND, from the coding sequence ATGCTGCGAATCCCTTATCTGCTTCGAATCCTGTATCTTCCTGTGGGCATCGTGCTTGGCCTGATTGCCGGCATAATCGTCGGCCTTCATGCGCCGGCCGTTGCAGAGGCAACGGGATGGATGGGAACGTTCTTTATGAACTCCCTGAAAATGGTTATCCTCCCTCTGATAATCACGTCGGTTATCGCCGGCGTGGGCCGCATCGGCGACGTAAAAAAACTCGGCCGCAAGGGATTCTGGACGTTGCTTTATTTCGGAACGACGACCGCTATCGCCGTCGGCCTGGGCATATTGATCAGTGACACGCTGGGATTCGGCGAACGAGCGATTGACACAACATCGGTGCAGGCTCCGGAGGGGAAGGCCTATTCGCGTGGCTATTCTGATCTCATATTGTCGCTTGTAACGCCGAACCTCTTTCGCTCGCTTTCTGAGATGGACATCCTGCCCGTGCTGCTCTTCTGTCTTCTGCTTGGCGGAACCCTTGCCATGCAGGGTGAACGAGCGGCTTCGATCTTTCGTACAATGGAAGTGCTTGAGAAAGCCGTCATCACGATCGTGCATCTGATCCTTGTGTTTGCTCCGATCGGCGTCTATGGCCTGATTGCCGCCCGCACCGCATCGCTGGGCGAAGGCTTCTTTGATGAAGTTTTAGCGCTGCGTTATTATGTGCGCAATGTTCTGCTGGGACTGGGCATACACGGTTTTGTTATTCTTCCGCTTATCTACTGGGTCTTCGCGAGAAAGAATCCGTTTCGATTTCTCTGGAATCTTTTTCCCGTGCTCGGCACGGCCTTCTCAACGGCATCGTCTTCGGCCACTCTGCCGCTGACGATGAGCGTGCTTGAAGAAAAGGAAAAGATCAGCCCCGAGACGACGGGCTTTGTTCTGCCGCTTGGCGCCACCGTGAATATGGATGGAACGGCGCTTTATGAAGCGATGGCGGCCATGTTTATCGCCCATCTTTTCGGGGTACAGCTCGATCTCTCGGCACAGATCGTCATCTTTCTTACCGCGACGCTTGCCGCAATAGGCGCTGCCGGTATTCCCGAGGCAGGTCTGGTGACGATGGCCATAGTTTTGCGCGCCGTCGGTCTGCCACTTGAGGGCATCGCTCTGATCCTGTCGATCGACTGGTTCCTCGATCGATGCCGTACGGCCGTAAACGTTCTTGGCGACACGGTCGGAGCGAGCATCCTTGACCGGTTTACAGGCGATGTGAAGAACGATTGA
- the rpsK gene encoding 30S ribosomal protein S11, giving the protein MAKAPVRKKEKRSVPSGRVYINATFNNTIITVTDDTGNVIAWSSAGHLNFKGSRKSTPYAAQMAARDAAEKTRDFGLREVDVLVKGPGIGRESAIRAIANEGIRIRQIRDITPLPHNGCRPRKRRRV; this is encoded by the coding sequence ATGGCGAAGGCACCGGTCAGAAAAAAAGAAAAACGCAGCGTTCCGAGTGGACGTGTTTACATTAACGCTACATTCAACAATACTATTATTACGGTAACCGACGATACCGGCAACGTGATTGCATGGTCGAGCGCCGGACATCTGAACTTCAAGGGATCGCGTAAGTCGACTCCTTACGCTGCGCAGATGGCGGCCCGTGATGCGGCCGAGAAAACGCGAGACTTCGGTCTGCGTGAGGTTGATGTTCTTGTTAAGGGCCCTGGAATCGGGCGTGAATCGGCGATTCGTGCCATAGCCAACGAAGGAATTCGGATTCGTCAGATTCGCGATATCACTCCGCTTCCTCACAACGGATGTCGTCCGCGCAAGCGTCGACGAGTTTGA
- a CDS encoding vitamin K epoxide reductase family protein: protein MADQKSNPLILYTGVAVSVVGVVLSTLLLCKHGFSDLCTSSLGCSIDGVDGCKELGQSSLSKVGPFPIAIFGLLYYAFLTAAFLLQSIRPRGELAALLLYTTIVGLVVDAVLGYINFTQILVPCILCAYTYLITLALFVLALTHKLQSFRSNSPMADVVKESGTPAVAGALLTFILAGILYLMGAPQKSKAVDGPIDEALVPGMLADFAALKSVEFNEQGLKSREGSENGYIVVHKFADFLCPHCLHASELLQEAMKRWPGRIQVYYRHFPLDSTCNPLLTGAPQKPYGDWRCNGAQAAICAGDHPGFAGFYHGVFDLQNQRLPITLEHLERLSVNAGIPWNQLRTCMASQATQQKLMRDIDDAKKIDIHSTPTLIVNGKLLSPGVPDRKWFFQLLDSLVYEKEGNAAFDEYRARKK, encoded by the coding sequence ATGGCCGATCAAAAATCCAATCCGCTGATTCTTTATACCGGCGTCGCCGTCTCCGTTGTCGGAGTGGTGCTTTCCACGCTGCTGCTCTGCAAACATGGCTTCTCGGATCTGTGCACCTCGTCGCTCGGATGTAGCATCGACGGTGTGGACGGATGCAAAGAGCTCGGTCAGAGCTCTCTGTCCAAGGTCGGGCCGTTTCCGATTGCGATTTTCGGGCTTCTTTACTATGCCTTCTTAACGGCCGCCTTTCTGCTTCAGAGCATCAGGCCACGCGGCGAACTCGCAGCGCTTCTCCTGTATACGACGATCGTCGGTCTGGTCGTCGATGCCGTTCTCGGTTACATCAACTTCACGCAGATCCTTGTTCCGTGTATCCTCTGTGCTTATACCTACCTGATCACACTTGCGCTTTTCGTTCTTGCTCTTACGCATAAACTGCAGAGCTTTCGCAGTAATTCGCCAATGGCAGATGTCGTAAAAGAAAGCGGAACTCCGGCCGTCGCAGGCGCCCTGCTTACGTTTATCCTTGCAGGAATTCTTTATCTGATGGGAGCTCCGCAGAAATCGAAGGCGGTCGACGGACCGATCGATGAGGCTCTTGTTCCAGGGATGCTGGCCGACTTTGCCGCTTTGAAATCGGTTGAATTCAATGAGCAGGGCTTGAAGTCACGCGAGGGTTCTGAGAACGGATATATCGTCGTGCATAAGTTCGCAGATTTTCTGTGTCCGCATTGCCTGCATGCATCGGAGCTTCTGCAAGAAGCCATGAAGCGCTGGCCCGGTCGCATTCAGGTTTACTATCGCCATTTTCCTCTTGATTCGACCTGCAATCCGCTTCTCACAGGCGCACCACAGAAGCCCTATGGAGACTGGCGTTGTAACGGAGCGCAGGCGGCGATCTGTGCAGGAGATCATCCCGGCTTTGCAGGCTTTTATCATGGCGTTTTCGATTTGCAGAACCAGCGTTTGCCGATCACGCTTGAGCATCTGGAGCGCCTCAGCGTAAATGCGGGCATCCCGTGGAATCAGTTGCGCACCTGCATGGCTTCACAGGCCACACAGCAGAAGCTGATGCGCGATATCGATGATGCGAAGAAGATCGATATCCACTCGACACCGACGCTGATCGTAAACGGCAAGCTTCTCTCACCGGGCGTTCCCGATCGCAAGTGGTTCTTTCAGCTTCTGGACTCGCTCGTATATGAGAAAGAAGGCAACGCTGCCTTTGACGAGTACCGGGCACGGAAGAAATAA